A region from the Flavobacteriales bacterium genome encodes:
- a CDS encoding Bro-N domain-containing protein → MPKSTSSDSRNLSRPSGIAIFQRKEVRRTLHNNEWWFVITDVVAALTDSVDPAGYIKDMRRRDEALSKGWGQIATPLIISTSGGAQKLNCANTEGLFRIIQSIPSPKAEPFKRWLAKVGYERVQEIEDPELAAKRTRAIYKAKGYSDDWVEKRMRSIAIRDEMTDEWKKRGVKEQREYSILTAEISEATFGLTPSEYARFKQLKRENLRDHMTDLELIFSMLGEAATTEIARNRDAQGFPENKKAARAGGEVAGKARKDLETRSGRKVVTNENYLSLTQDAKKQARLSGSTSRKRVKKR, encoded by the coding sequence ATGCCCAAGTCAACATCATCCGATTCGCGCAACCTGTCCCGCCCTAGCGGGATCGCCATCTTCCAACGCAAGGAAGTGCGGCGCACCCTGCACAACAACGAGTGGTGGTTCGTGATCACCGATGTGGTCGCCGCGCTCACCGATTCGGTGGATCCTGCCGGCTACATCAAGGACATGCGCCGACGGGACGAAGCCCTCTCGAAAGGGTGGGGGCAAATTGCCACCCCCCTTATCATTTCCACCAGCGGTGGCGCACAAAAGCTCAACTGCGCGAACACCGAGGGCCTCTTCCGCATCATCCAATCCATCCCCAGTCCCAAAGCCGAACCCTTCAAGCGCTGGCTGGCGAAAGTCGGGTACGAGCGCGTGCAGGAGATCGAGGATCCTGAGCTGGCCGCCAAGCGCACCCGCGCCATCTACAAGGCCAAGGGCTACAGCGATGATTGGGTGGAGAAGCGCATGCGCTCCATCGCCATCCGCGATGAGATGACCGATGAGTGGAAGAAGCGCGGTGTGAAGGAGCAGCGCGAGTATTCGATACTTACTGCCGAGATCAGCGAGGCCACCTTCGGCCTCACGCCAAGCGAGTACGCCCGCTTCAAGCAACTGAAGCGCGAGAACCTCCGTGACCACATGACCGACCTGGAGCTGATCTTCTCCATGCTCGGCGAAGCGGCCACCACGGAGATCGCCCGCAACCGCGATGCGCAGGGCTTCCCGGAGAACAAGAAAGCCGCCCGCGCCGGTGGCGAAGTGGCCGGCAAGGCCCGTAAGGACCTCGAAACAAGGAGCGGACGTAAGGTGGTGACGAACGAGAATTACCTGTCGCTCACCCAAGACGCCAAGAAGCAGGCGCGGCTGTCCGGCAGTACTTCCAGAAAGCGCGTCAAGAAGAGATAG
- a CDS encoding NYN domain-containing protein produces MKKINDTTIALLIDGDNAAPKRLAAILEEVSKQGTITIRRIYGDWTTTGMSGWKDLLNANAIQPVQQFAYTKGKNSTDSALIIDAMDILHGELVDAFCIVSSDSDYTRLATRLRESGLFVMGVGEKKTPDAFVKACERFIYVENLDVHETAAPTAKPTNDRRKGPAQALSANNALMNKLRKAYTIASGEEDAASLSKIGQALRRLDPGFDPRSYGHASLSSLVNALKDKLEITREEKGNTVMVRFRG; encoded by the coding sequence ATGAAGAAGATCAACGATACAACCATCGCGCTACTGATCGATGGTGACAATGCGGCGCCCAAACGGCTGGCCGCCATCCTGGAGGAAGTCTCGAAGCAGGGCACCATCACCATCCGCCGCATCTACGGGGACTGGACCACCACCGGCATGAGCGGCTGGAAGGACCTGCTCAACGCCAACGCCATCCAGCCCGTGCAGCAGTTCGCCTACACCAAGGGCAAGAACAGCACGGACAGCGCCCTCATCATCGATGCCATGGACATCCTGCACGGCGAGCTGGTGGACGCCTTCTGCATCGTGAGCAGCGACAGCGACTACACGCGCCTGGCCACCCGCCTGCGCGAGAGCGGCCTCTTCGTCATGGGCGTGGGCGAGAAGAAGACCCCCGATGCCTTCGTGAAAGCGTGCGAGCGTTTCATCTACGTGGAGAACCTCGACGTGCACGAAACCGCAGCGCCAACGGCCAAGCCCACCAACGACCGGAGGAAGGGCCCGGCTCAGGCGCTCTCCGCGAACAACGCGCTCATGAACAAGCTGCGCAAGGCTTACACCATTGCCAGTGGCGAGGAGGATGCTGCTTCCTTGAGCAAGATCGGCCAGGCCCTGCGCCGCCTCGATCCCGGCTTCGACCCGCGCAGCTACGGCCACGCCTCGCTCTCCTCCCTTGTGAACGCGCTCAAGGACAAACTGGAGATCACGCGCGAGGAGAAAGGGAATACGGTGATGGTGCGGTTCAGGGGGTAG
- a CDS encoding DUF1801 domain-containing protein: MAKPNKTHATTASVDAFIDKQPKEEVRDDCRTLMKLMHELTGEEPYMYGPSIVSYGTYHYKYPSGREGDAPLLAFSPRKPEMVIYLYSEVLGPELMAKLGKHKATKGCVYIKRLADIDMKVLATMFKKSIVAVKKAYPEK, encoded by the coding sequence ATGGCCAAGCCCAACAAGACCCACGCCACCACCGCCAGCGTCGATGCCTTCATCGACAAGCAGCCGAAGGAGGAAGTGCGCGACGACTGCCGCACGCTGATGAAGCTGATGCATGAGCTCACCGGTGAGGAGCCCTACATGTACGGGCCCAGCATCGTGAGCTACGGGACCTACCACTACAAGTACCCCAGCGGTCGCGAAGGCGATGCACCGTTGCTCGCGTTCAGTCCGCGCAAGCCGGAGATGGTCATCTACCTCTACAGCGAAGTGCTGGGGCCGGAGCTGATGGCGAAGCTCGGTAAACACAAGGCCACCAAGGGCTGCGTGTACATCAAGCGTCTGGCCGACATCGACATGAAGGTGCTCGCGACGATGTTCAAGAAGTCGATCGTTGCGGTGAAGAAGGCGTATCCAGAGAAGTAG
- a CDS encoding helix-turn-helix transcriptional regulator, whose protein sequence is MPRKALKPEPPTGHDTATCNGLLRSFRDAVDIIGGKWKSPILLSLGFKGTMRFGELQRMHGGIPAKTLSKELKDLEQNGLVKRTVLDTMPVTVQYEITHYARTLEKLLLDLRAWGEDHREYIRTGALPKKQTKRAAKPGKMMVVG, encoded by the coding sequence ATGCCACGCAAAGCGCTCAAGCCTGAACCGCCGACAGGCCACGACACCGCCACCTGCAACGGGTTGTTGCGCTCCTTCCGCGATGCGGTGGACATCATCGGCGGCAAGTGGAAGAGCCCGATCCTCTTGAGCCTGGGTTTCAAGGGCACCATGCGCTTCGGTGAACTGCAGCGGATGCACGGCGGCATACCGGCCAAGACCCTGAGCAAGGAGCTAAAGGACCTGGAGCAGAACGGACTGGTCAAACGCACCGTGCTCGATACCATGCCGGTGACCGTGCAGTACGAGATCACGCACTACGCCCGCACGCTGGAGAAGCTGCTGCTGGACTTGCGCGCCTGGGGCGAGGACCACAGGGAGTACATCCGCACTGGTGCGCTACCGAAGAAGCAGACGAAGCGCGCCGCGAAGCCCGGCAAAATGATGGTGGTGGGCTGA
- a CDS encoding DoxX family protein produces the protein MKRNTIIYWIATALLALQTLLAGIMYFTNPDIAVALSHLGFPDYFRQELGIAKIIGAIVIVLPMVPLRVKEWAYAGLAITFFSAFLAHAAVDGASTGIAPLVSLALLTVSYIYLHKRHAVRSPLPSVHATQSAQA, from the coding sequence ATGAAACGCAACACCATCATCTACTGGATCGCCACGGCACTCCTCGCCCTACAGACCCTCCTCGCAGGCATCATGTACTTCACCAACCCCGACATCGCCGTTGCCTTGAGCCACCTCGGCTTCCCCGATTACTTCCGGCAGGAGCTCGGCATCGCAAAGATCATCGGCGCCATCGTCATCGTGCTGCCCATGGTGCCGCTGCGGGTGAAGGAGTGGGCGTACGCGGGCCTTGCCATCACCTTCTTCTCGGCATTCCTGGCGCATGCTGCTGTGGATGGTGCCTCCACCGGCATCGCGCCCCTCGTCTCGCTCGCGCTGCTCACCGTCTCCTACATCTACCTGCACAAGCGCCACGCCGTGCGGTCCCCACTACCTTCGGTGCATGCCACGCAAAGCGCTCAAGCCTGA
- a CDS encoding MOSC domain-containing protein — protein sequence MAHVLGVHLSRTHSFSKKRQERIVLVEGHGVEGDAHAGATVKHRSRVRQDPSQPNLRQVHLVHAELFDELHARGFTVTPGLIGENITTRGLDLLALPKGTLLYIGDAAVVEVTGLRNPCNQLNELQPGLMTAVLDRDESGGLIRKSGIMGVVKHGGEVRPGDALRAVLPALPHEALDRV from the coding sequence ATGGCCCACGTGCTTGGCGTCCACCTCAGCCGCACGCATTCGTTCAGCAAGAAGCGGCAAGAGCGCATCGTCCTTGTGGAAGGGCATGGGGTTGAAGGCGATGCGCATGCGGGCGCCACTGTCAAGCACCGCTCGCGCGTGCGGCAGGACCCTTCGCAGCCCAACCTGCGGCAGGTGCACCTGGTCCATGCCGAGCTCTTCGATGAATTGCACGCGAGGGGTTTCACGGTCACACCCGGTCTCATTGGCGAGAACATCACCACACGCGGCCTCGATCTGCTCGCGTTGCCCAAAGGCACCTTGCTGTACATCGGCGATGCCGCTGTGGTGGAAGTCACAGGTCTGCGCAACCCGTGCAACCAGCTCAACGAGCTGCAGCCCGGCTTGATGACCGCGGTGCTCGACCGCGATGAATCGGGCGGCCTCATCCGCAAGTCAGGCATCATGGGCGTGGTGAAGCACGGCGGCGAAGTGCGGCCGGGAGATGCCTTACGCGCGGTGCTGCCAGCGTTGCCGCATGAGGCTTTGGACCGCGTGTAG
- a CDS encoding HAMP domain-containing histidine kinase, translating to MDIYSRKQRWKLVLAILAMGIVGASLYYSNRIVGKIRDEERRKVELWAEAVKNRAELVNYTERLFDTLRSEESKRVELYATAQERLISGDLSDFTFVLKVVQENTSIPVIILDDAGRVKFSRNLGPGVAEDTLRLRQEIEAMAELHKPIEIPVFGNEKQHLYYKDSKLFSELQQVMDGIIKSFISETVMNTASVPIIYTDATRRTVIEHGHIEPEVMADSVLLAKRIAQMEAVNRPIEIDLGARGKQFIFYEESVVLTQLRYFPYVQLLIIGLFLLVGYALFSIFRNAEQNQVWVGMAKETAHQLGTPLSSLSAWTDMLKERGTDPATIAEMRKDLERLEVITERFSKIGSAPELQPEKLYHVLRATVLYLRPRLPSRALIEVVTPDDVDRRVPLNTPLFSWVIENLIRNAIDAMKGEGSITIEIVPDGPDIHIDVTDTGHGIPSSRHRTVFQPGYTTKKRGWGLGLSLTKRIIEQYHGGRIFVKKSAPGKGTTFRITLRS from the coding sequence GTGGACATCTACTCCCGCAAACAACGCTGGAAGCTGGTGCTGGCCATATTGGCCATGGGCATAGTTGGCGCCAGCCTCTACTACAGCAACCGCATCGTGGGCAAGATCCGCGATGAGGAGCGCCGCAAAGTGGAGCTGTGGGCCGAGGCTGTGAAGAACCGCGCCGAGCTCGTCAATTACACCGAGCGCCTCTTCGACACCCTGCGCAGCGAGGAGAGCAAACGCGTGGAGCTTTACGCCACCGCCCAGGAGCGACTCATCAGCGGCGACCTCAGCGACTTCACCTTCGTGCTGAAGGTGGTGCAGGAGAACACCAGCATCCCCGTCATCATCCTCGACGATGCCGGGCGCGTGAAGTTCAGCCGCAACCTGGGGCCCGGCGTAGCGGAGGACACACTGCGTTTGCGGCAGGAGATAGAGGCGATGGCCGAGTTGCACAAGCCCATCGAGATCCCCGTGTTCGGCAACGAGAAGCAGCACCTCTACTACAAGGACAGCAAGCTCTTCAGCGAACTGCAGCAGGTGATGGACGGCATCATCAAGAGCTTCATCAGCGAAACGGTGATGAACACCGCCAGCGTGCCCATCATCTACACCGATGCCACGCGGCGCACCGTCATCGAGCACGGTCACATCGAACCGGAGGTCATGGCCGACAGTGTATTGCTCGCGAAGCGCATCGCACAGATGGAAGCGGTGAACCGGCCCATTGAGATCGACCTGGGGGCGCGCGGCAAGCAGTTCATCTTCTACGAGGAGAGCGTGGTGCTCACCCAACTCCGCTACTTCCCTTACGTGCAGCTGCTCATCATTGGGCTCTTCCTGCTGGTGGGCTATGCGCTCTTCAGCATCTTCCGCAACGCCGAGCAGAACCAAGTGTGGGTGGGCATGGCCAAGGAAACCGCGCACCAGCTCGGAACGCCGCTCAGCAGCCTGAGCGCGTGGACGGACATGCTGAAAGAACGCGGCACCGATCCCGCTACCATCGCCGAAATGCGCAAGGACCTGGAGCGGTTGGAGGTGATCACCGAGCGCTTCAGCAAGATCGGTTCGGCCCCCGAGCTGCAGCCCGAGAAGCTCTACCATGTGCTGCGCGCAACCGTGCTCTACCTGCGCCCGCGCCTGCCCAGCCGAGCCCTCATCGAAGTGGTGACCCCGGATGATGTGGACCGCCGCGTGCCGCTCAACACGCCCCTCTTCAGCTGGGTGATCGAGAACCTTATCCGCAACGCCATCGACGCCATGAAGGGGGAGGGCAGCATCACCATCGAGATCGTGCCCGACGGCCCCGACATCCACATCGATGTCACCGACACCGGTCACGGCATCCCCTCATCGCGCCACCGCACGGTGTTCCAGCCCGGCTACACCACCAAGAAGCGCGGCTGGGGCCTGGGCCTCTCGCTCACCAAGCGCATCATCGAGCAATACCACGGCGGGCGCATCTTCGTGAAGAAGAGTGCGCCGGGGAAAGGGACAACGTTCAGGATAACGTTGAGGAGTTGA
- a CDS encoding YARHG domain-containing protein yields MLVAAANDGVYWGSGGILYPLQETKISITREVLSFSCRGDEAEVNVLLEFRNPESVSRTLTIGFQAPSASGDLPDSICSIPQIKDLRVMNDGRLLPFRTMMAEEENAPLVELGKLRFSQESWGIFVYVFEMTFKPGLNTVQHSYRFPASGSVDMDRAFSYILRTGAKWAGGTIGHLTTEIDFGGSERFFVRDVYGDRAEWSIVGIGRIGGKQPGRYDEGMREVRLVAGKLRITVADMVPAENMEFYAQMRGMFLDWPGPDAQYRNEVLRAVGSRSLDIGEEVTWTNEELRFMRNLIFAQHGYPFKDPEQRKLFEAFDWYIPDPNLIWSDALLTPEERLFLGMIKAKELE; encoded by the coding sequence ATGTTGGTCGCGGCGGCGAACGATGGGGTGTACTGGGGAAGTGGTGGGATACTGTATCCGCTGCAGGAAACGAAGATCTCCATAACGCGGGAGGTTCTCTCGTTCAGTTGCCGGGGCGATGAAGCAGAGGTGAACGTACTCTTGGAGTTCAGGAACCCTGAATCAGTTTCACGTACGCTGACCATCGGCTTCCAAGCACCTTCGGCCAGTGGTGACCTGCCAGATTCTATTTGTTCTATCCCTCAGATCAAGGATCTCCGCGTGATGAATGACGGAAGGCTTCTTCCGTTCCGAACGATGATGGCCGAGGAAGAGAACGCTCCGTTGGTGGAACTTGGGAAACTGAGGTTCTCACAGGAGAGTTGGGGAATCTTCGTGTACGTGTTCGAGATGACCTTTAAGCCGGGCTTGAACACGGTTCAGCATAGCTACCGTTTCCCGGCCAGCGGTTCAGTGGACATGGACCGCGCGTTCAGTTATATCCTGCGCACCGGTGCGAAGTGGGCTGGAGGGACCATTGGCCACCTCACGACGGAGATCGACTTTGGCGGTAGCGAGCGCTTCTTCGTTCGGGACGTGTACGGTGATCGTGCGGAATGGTCGATCGTCGGCATTGGACGTATAGGTGGGAAGCAGCCAGGCCGGTACGATGAAGGAATGCGGGAAGTACGCCTGGTGGCCGGCAAACTGCGGATCACTGTAGCGGATATGGTCCCAGCGGAGAACATGGAGTTCTATGCGCAGATGCGAGGCATGTTCCTTGACTGGCCGGGTCCGGATGCACAATACCGCAATGAGGTGCTTCGCGCGGTGGGCAGTCGGAGCCTGGACATCGGAGAGGAGGTCACATGGACAAATGAAGAACTGCGGTTCATGCGCAACTTGATCTTCGCACAGCACGGTTACCCTTTCAAGGATCCGGAGCAACGCAAGCTCTTCGAGGCGTTCGATTGGTACATCCCGGACCCGAACCTGATCTGGAGCGATGCGCTGCTTACGCCGGAGGAGCGCCTTTTCCTCGGGATGATCAAGGCGAAGGAACTGGAATAG
- the hemW gene encoding radical SAM family heme chaperone HemW has translation MSGLYFHIPFCKKACTYCDFHFSTTHNTMPAMVEALRTELMRRVHELRGEEVGTIYLGGGTPSLIGEKDLASIINDVRTQVEVAPDAEVTLEVNPDDVSAESIAAWQRIGVTRLSIGIQSFREERLRFMGRAHDAAQSLRSLELIASAGFRSWTLDLIYGLPGMTIAEWDAQVEQALVFAPPHISSYCLTVEPRTALHRQVERGEVIAAQDDDQAQHFEHLMDRLDRAGFAHYEISNWALSGHHSRHNTSYWQGVPYLGIGPSAHSFDGTARRWNVANNNKYIAAVNAGEVYWEEERPTPAQRTNERIMTGLRTAEGIDLAELDGLTSATRRTVERYLSSGHVLSNGTRIVLTRTGKLLADRIAADLFI, from the coding sequence GTGTCCGGCCTCTACTTCCATATCCCGTTCTGCAAGAAGGCTTGCACCTACTGCGACTTCCACTTCAGTACCACGCACAACACCATGCCTGCTATGGTGGAAGCGCTGCGCACGGAACTGATGCGCCGCGTGCATGAGCTGCGAGGAGAGGAAGTCGGCACCATCTACCTCGGGGGCGGCACGCCGAGCTTGATCGGGGAGAAGGACCTTGCGTCGATCATCAACGATGTGCGCACCCAGGTGGAGGTGGCTCCGGATGCGGAAGTCACGCTGGAAGTGAACCCCGACGATGTGAGCGCAGAGAGCATCGCCGCTTGGCAACGCATCGGCGTCACGCGCCTGAGCATCGGCATCCAGAGCTTCCGCGAAGAGCGCCTGCGGTTCATGGGCCGTGCGCACGATGCCGCACAAAGCCTGCGCAGCTTGGAGCTCATCGCCTCGGCCGGTTTCCGCTCGTGGACCCTGGACCTCATCTACGGTCTGCCCGGCATGACCATCGCCGAGTGGGACGCACAGGTCGAGCAGGCGCTGGTTTTCGCGCCGCCGCACATCAGTAGCTATTGCCTCACAGTGGAGCCGCGCACTGCCCTGCACAGGCAAGTGGAACGCGGTGAGGTGATAGCAGCGCAGGATGATGACCAAGCCCAACACTTCGAGCACCTGATGGATCGGCTGGACCGCGCGGGCTTTGCGCACTACGAGATCAGCAACTGGGCCCTGTCCGGCCATCACAGTCGCCACAACACCAGCTACTGGCAGGGCGTGCCCTACCTCGGCATCGGCCCGAGCGCCCACTCGTTCGATGGCACCGCGCGCCGCTGGAACGTGGCCAACAACAACAAGTACATCGCGGCTGTTAACGCGGGCGAGGTGTACTGGGAGGAGGAACGCCCCACGCCCGCACAGCGCACCAACGAGCGCATCATGACCGGTCTGCGCACCGCCGAGGGCATCGACCTCGCCGAACTGGACGGCCTGACTTCCGCCACCCGACGCACCGTTGAACGATACCTGAGCAGCGGCCATGTGCTCAGCAACGGAACGCGGATAGTTTTGACGAGGACCGGCAAATTGCTCGCCGACCGTATAGCCGCCGACCTCTTCATCTAA
- a CDS encoding cyclase family protein yields MIAEITHRDHHFRVDLSRPIDLSMPLHAGPGQLRAWWVDPVRMEPVVMGDRRFAVADGAPVNFRNVFFNPHGHGTHTESVGHIAREVHTVGNLFKRYFFTATVISVEPEQQGADGVLTLERIQDALRVDRPEALVLRTLAPGTDASERDWSGSNPPYIEAAACKWLRDIGVLHLLLDLPSVDREEDGGSLAAHHAFWDHPATTDLQRTITELIRVPDVVEDGDYLLELQLPHFMNDAAPSRPLLYAIIR; encoded by the coding sequence ATGATCGCTGAGATCACCCATCGCGACCACCACTTCCGCGTGGACCTGAGCAGGCCCATCGACCTGAGCATGCCGCTGCATGCTGGACCCGGTCAGTTGCGTGCTTGGTGGGTGGACCCTGTGCGGATGGAGCCCGTAGTGATGGGTGATCGGCGCTTTGCGGTAGCCGATGGCGCTCCGGTGAACTTCCGCAACGTGTTCTTCAACCCCCACGGGCACGGGACGCACACCGAGAGCGTAGGCCACATTGCACGTGAAGTGCACACCGTGGGCAACCTCTTCAAGCGCTACTTCTTCACGGCAACCGTCATCTCCGTTGAACCTGAACAACAAGGCGCGGACGGCGTGCTCACCCTGGAAAGGATACAGGATGCGTTGCGCGTGGATCGTCCGGAGGCACTGGTGCTTCGCACCTTGGCCCCTGGCACCGATGCTTCGGAACGGGACTGGAGCGGCAGCAACCCACCGTACATCGAAGCAGCTGCGTGCAAATGGCTGCGCGACATCGGCGTGCTGCACCTCCTGCTCGACCTGCCCAGCGTTGACCGCGAAGAAGATGGTGGTTCATTGGCGGCGCACCATGCCTTCTGGGATCATCCAGCCACCACGGACCTCCAGCGCACCATCACTGAATTGATCCGCGTGCCGGACGTTGTGGAGGATGGAGACTACCTGTTGGAACTCCAGCTGCCGCACTTCATGAACGATGCCGCGCCGAGCAGGCCGTTGCTCTACGCCATTATCCGATGA
- a CDS encoding MmcQ/YjbR family DNA-binding protein → MTFEDLRAYCAEKKGVTYDTPFGPDVMVFRVMQKMFALAPIDVFGTVNLKCDPERAIELREQYPGITPGYHMSKVHWNTVSVTGDVPHKLLMELIDHSYALVRASLPRKVRMELEG, encoded by the coding sequence ATGACCTTCGAAGACCTGCGCGCCTACTGCGCCGAGAAGAAAGGCGTCACCTACGACACGCCCTTCGGCCCCGATGTGATGGTGTTCCGCGTGATGCAGAAGATGTTCGCGCTGGCGCCCATCGACGTCTTCGGCACCGTGAACCTGAAGTGCGATCCGGAGCGTGCCATTGAACTCCGTGAGCAATACCCCGGCATCACGCCCGGCTACCACATGAGCAAGGTGCACTGGAACACGGTGAGCGTTACCGGTGATGTGCCGCATAAACTCCTGATGGAGCTCATCGACCACAGCTACGCTCTGGTGCGGGCCAGCCTGCCGAGGAAAGTGCGTATGGAGCTGGAGGGCTGA